A portion of the Candidatus Schekmanbacteria bacterium genome contains these proteins:
- a CDS encoding glycosyltransferase family 4 protein — MSKIDQRIKIIHIITKLELGGAQLNTIYTLQHLDRGLFEPILITGAEGKLLPEAFNINALNIHIIDDLVRELKPVKDFKAFISIMKILRNIVKTSDGKKVIVHTHSSKAGIIGRWAACFSAATIIIHTFHGFGFNDYQNYCKRKLFIYLERISAKISDKLIVVSKANMIKALKLRIGMENQYTLIRSGIKIIDFSEAKVSKQEARKSINVTDESPLIGCISCFKPQKNLISFIQIAKEVNKKLPDTKFVLVGDGEQRGQIEYEIKKLGLENSFLLLGWRKDIPMIMRAIDMLVHTSLWEGLPRVFPEAMASGVPIIATRVDGAEEAIENGKNGYLFLPEEKIIMAEKIVELINHPELLHELGNAGRNMVHKFCIDAMVREQEQLYLSF; from the coding sequence ATGTCGAAAATTGACCAGAGAATAAAGATAATTCATATAATAACCAAACTCGAATTAGGCGGTGCTCAATTAAATACCATATATACACTTCAGCATTTAGATAGGGGATTGTTCGAACCTATACTGATAACAGGAGCTGAAGGGAAGCTCCTGCCCGAAGCTTTTAACATTAATGCACTTAATATTCACATTATTGATGATCTTGTCAGGGAATTAAAGCCTGTTAAAGATTTCAAGGCCTTCATTAGTATAATGAAGATATTAAGAAATATTGTAAAAACATCTGATGGAAAGAAAGTCATTGTCCATACACACAGTTCAAAAGCCGGTATTATAGGAAGATGGGCTGCTTGTTTTTCCGCAGCAACAATTATTATTCATACTTTTCACGGCTTTGGCTTCAATGATTACCAAAATTATTGTAAAAGAAAATTATTCATATATCTCGAAAGAATTTCTGCTAAAATTTCAGACAAACTTATTGTAGTAAGCAAAGCAAATATGATTAAAGCTCTAAAGCTTAGGATAGGAATGGAAAATCAATATACTCTAATAAGGAGCGGGATAAAAATTATAGATTTTTCAGAAGCTAAAGTGAGCAAGCAAGAAGCCAGAAAAAGTATTAATGTGACTGATGAATCACCATTGATTGGATGTATTTCATGCTTCAAACCTCAAAAGAACCTTATAAGCTTCATTCAAATAGCAAAAGAAGTTAATAAAAAACTCCCGGACACTAAATTTGTTCTTGTCGGTGATGGAGAACAACGTGGACAAATTGAATATGAAATAAAAAAACTTGGACTCGAAAATTCATTTCTTCTTCTTGGGTGGAGAAAGGATATTCCAATGATAATGCGCGCAATAGATATGCTTGTGCATACTTCTTTATGGGAAGGACTACCTAGGGTTTTCCCTGAAGCTATGGCGAGCGGTGTGCCTATAATAGCAACCAGAGTTGACGGCGCTGAAGAAGCTATAGAAAATGGGAAAAACGGATATCTTTTCTTACCAGAAGAAAAAATAATAATGGCAGAAAAAATTGTTGAACTAATTAATCATCCTGAACTGCTTCATGAACTTGGCAATGCAGGTAGAAACATGGTACATAAGTTTTGCATCGATGCTATGGTTAGAGAACAGGAACAGCTGTACCTTTCTTTTTAA
- a CDS encoding cysteine--tRNA ligase, giving the protein MSITIYNTFAGDKELFVPLSEKKVGMYVCGVTVYDLCHIGHARSAVAFDIIRRYMEYKGYEVTFVKNFTDIDDKIINKAKTEGKDYREISEYYIEEYYKDMRALGVRDATVEPRATKYIAGMIQMVAGLINKGAAYELDGSVYFEVSKCEGYGKLSGKQIADLKAGARVDINEMKKDPLDFALWKKSGDDEPGWESPWGKGRPGWHIECSVMAMDLLGESIDIHGGGKDLVFPHHENEIAQSETFSGKPFVHYWMHNGFVNINDEKMSKSLGNFFTIREILAKYHPEAVRLFLLTTHYRSPISFSEENIINASISLDRIYNTLKLLKEIGINSESQPDRSKHPAIQEFRKEFDEAMDDDFNTAMASGRFFEFIKEVNKVATNFDTRGKYFLEDAFKEILFVSSIFGICCNDPFEWFKHKRIATSDSSISEDEVEQLISERNKARSLKDWAASDKIRDELKEKGIILQDGPQGTTWKRA; this is encoded by the coding sequence ATGTCCATAACGATTTACAATACATTTGCTGGAGACAAAGAGCTTTTTGTCCCTTTAAGTGAGAAAAAGGTAGGGATGTATGTGTGCGGAGTCACTGTTTATGATCTTTGCCACATAGGGCATGCAAGAAGCGCTGTAGCATTCGATATTATAAGAAGATACATGGAATACAAGGGATATGAAGTGACCTTTGTAAAAAATTTTACTGATATAGATGACAAAATAATAAATAAAGCAAAAACTGAAGGCAAAGATTACAGAGAGATATCTGAGTATTACATTGAAGAATATTATAAAGACATGAGAGCATTGGGAGTAAGAGATGCCACAGTAGAACCAAGGGCGACGAAATACATCGCAGGTATGATCCAAATGGTAGCGGGGCTCATAAATAAGGGTGCCGCTTATGAACTGGATGGCAGTGTCTACTTCGAAGTTTCCAAATGCGAAGGTTACGGGAAGCTTTCAGGTAAGCAGATAGCTGATTTAAAAGCTGGTGCAAGAGTTGACATTAATGAAATGAAAAAAGATCCTCTTGATTTTGCCCTCTGGAAGAAATCTGGAGATGATGAACCTGGATGGGAATCCCCATGGGGAAAAGGAAGGCCTGGCTGGCATATAGAATGTTCTGTAATGGCTATGGATCTTTTAGGAGAATCCATAGACATACATGGAGGGGGGAAAGATTTAGTATTCCCGCATCACGAAAATGAAATAGCACAGTCTGAAACTTTCAGCGGAAAGCCATTTGTGCATTATTGGATGCACAATGGATTCGTAAATATAAATGATGAGAAGATGTCAAAATCTCTCGGAAATTTTTTTACCATCAGAGAAATACTTGCCAAATATCATCCTGAAGCAGTAAGACTTTTTCTGCTTACAACACATTACAGGAGTCCCATAAGTTTTTCAGAAGAAAACATAATAAATGCCTCCATAAGCTTGGACAGGATTTATAATACGCTCAAACTTCTTAAAGAGATTGGAATAAATAGTGAAAGTCAGCCTGACAGGAGTAAACATCCTGCCATACAGGAATTTAGGAAAGAATTTGATGAAGCCATGGATGATGATTTCAACACAGCTATGGCATCAGGACGATTTTTTGAGTTTATTAAAGAAGTTAATAAAGTAGCGACAAATTTTGATACCAGGGGAAAATATTTCCTTGAAGATGCGTTTAAGGAAATACTGTTCGTTAGCAGCATATTCGGTATCTGTTGCAATGACCCTTTCGAATGGTTTAAACACAAACGCATAGCAACATCTGATAGCTCTATATCCGAAGATGAAGTTGAACAACTAATATCAGAAAGAAACAAAGCTCGTTCATTAAAAGACTGGGCAGCTTCAGACAAGATAAGAGATGAACTTAAAGAAAAAGGAATAATACTACAAGATGGACCGCAAGGAACAACGTGGAAAAGGGCTTAA
- a CDS encoding peroxiredoxin, protein MLKEGDKAPEFSAVSDTGEIISLKDFIGKKVVLYFYPKDDTPGCTKEACSFRDGFSEIEKAGATILGVSLDNKESHQKFKEKYNLPFTLLVDNNGEISKKYGVYKEYVPGILKLADRVTFLIDEKGIIRKIFNKVDVSKHADEIKTELKALEKEGVK, encoded by the coding sequence ATTTTGAAGGAGGGCGATAAGGCTCCTGAATTCAGTGCGGTTAGTGACACGGGAGAAATAATATCGCTTAAAGATTTTATCGGCAAAAAGGTTGTGCTCTATTTTTACCCAAAAGATGATACTCCGGGTTGCACTAAGGAAGCATGCAGCTTTAGGGATGGATTTAGTGAAATTGAAAAAGCTGGAGCAACTATTCTCGGAGTAAGTCTGGATAACAAGGAATCTCATCAAAAATTCAAGGAAAAGTACAATCTGCCATTTACTTTGCTGGTGGATAACAATGGAGAAATTTCAAAAAAATACGGAGTTTATAAAGAGTATGTTCCGGGGATACTCAAATTAGCAGATAGAGTAACATTCCTTATAGATGAAAAAGGTATCATTAGGAAGATATTCAATAAAGTAGATGTTTCAAAACATGCGGATGAAATTAAGACTGAATTGAAGGCGTTAGAAAAAGAAGGAGTCAAATGA
- a CDS encoding undecaprenyl/decaprenyl-phosphate alpha-N-acetylglucosaminyl 1-phosphate transferase, with protein MVLYFLLTFVLSFLLSIYGTPVAMKAATKFGIIDKPDGKLKTQGKPVPYLGGLSVYLSFLLSIGMTLGFSREVLGMVLSGTIVLLLGLIDDLGALSPGVKFIGQLIAIFVLIKSGVMISVVILPYWLCVLFTILWIVGITNGFNLIDIMDGLSAGTAFFASIFFFIISIINNNLSTATISAALAGSLLGFLYFNFEPARIYLGDTGSMFIGLTLGTLAMTGKYSTHNQVGFLAPLIALGVPIFDTFLVSYIRALRRRSIFIGSRDHFAIRLRHWALSVKSTVLLSYGVAVILGIIGILITYTDNMTSLSIVSVILLAFILITYWLKKIDVEN; from the coding sequence ATGGTTCTTTATTTCTTACTTACCTTCGTTCTCTCGTTTCTACTTTCCATTTATGGCACCCCGGTAGCAATGAAGGCTGCCACAAAATTTGGGATTATAGACAAACCTGATGGGAAGCTAAAAACCCAGGGCAAACCAGTGCCATATTTGGGAGGGTTATCCGTTTACCTTTCTTTTCTCCTTTCCATTGGAATGACACTTGGATTTTCACGAGAGGTGCTTGGGATGGTTCTTTCAGGGACGATAGTTCTGCTGCTGGGATTGATCGACGACTTAGGCGCTCTAAGTCCCGGAGTAAAATTCATTGGCCAGCTCATAGCAATCTTTGTGTTAATTAAATCAGGAGTCATGATATCCGTTGTTATTCTTCCTTATTGGCTTTGTGTTTTGTTTACAATCCTATGGATAGTAGGGATAACAAATGGATTTAATTTAATTGATATTATGGATGGTTTATCAGCAGGAACAGCATTCTTCGCATCGATCTTTTTTTTCATAATCTCAATCATCAATAACAATCTTTCGACTGCAACCATCAGTGCAGCGCTTGCCGGAAGCCTTCTTGGATTTCTTTATTTCAACTTTGAACCCGCAAGAATTTATCTCGGAGACACGGGAAGTATGTTTATAGGATTAACTTTAGGAACTCTGGCAATGACAGGAAAATACAGCACTCACAATCAAGTGGGATTTCTTGCTCCTCTAATTGCACTGGGAGTTCCAATTTTCGACACCTTCTTAGTCAGCTATATCAGAGCACTCAGGAGAAGATCTATTTTTATAGGGAGCAGAGACCATTTTGCTATAAGGCTAAGACACTGGGCATTATCAGTTAAATCTACGGTCCTACTGAGCTATGGCGTAGCCGTAATCCTTGGGATCATTGGGATTTTGATTACATACACTGACAACATGACATCACTGTCCATAGTTTCAGTTATTTTGCTTGCATTTATCCTAATAACTTACTGGTTAAAAAAAATAGATGTCGAAAATTGA
- a CDS encoding HD-GYP domain-containing protein, whose translation MIKKVRVEELETGMFIVDINAPWCYHPFFTNKIRVKGTKEIDKLKKYQINEVYIDTDLGKDSKQTVPIEKANKTIETKIKLTFSALSEKPATIEKAITKEKAHPNNDELEFAKETYEKTKKTITDELQKIRLEKLVTPEHIEQSITLIVDSITQNPEPMLIMTNLQTNDEYTFKHSINVAVLSILFGTHLNFSKKDLEIIGIGGLLHDCGKMKIPQEILNKPGLLSPDEFLEIKKHPDFGADFLESTGLFDRRSVLVALQHHEKYSGGGYPTGNSGDRISIFGMMVAIADVYDALTSDKPYKKSILPFEALKKLYEWKDDHFNPSLVEHFIKALGIYPIGSLVKLNNRYMGIVISNKKTPLLQPEILLVSDNNNRFLSNKKIINREEQANDQPDNWEISEVLNPNDYGIDIDYFLNNLKNILGTAV comes from the coding sequence ATGATAAAAAAAGTAAGAGTTGAAGAACTTGAAACAGGGATGTTCATAGTAGATATAAACGCCCCATGGTGCTATCATCCTTTTTTTACAAACAAAATAAGGGTCAAGGGCACAAAGGAAATAGACAAATTAAAAAAATATCAAATCAATGAAGTTTATATTGATACTGATTTAGGAAAGGATAGTAAGCAAACTGTTCCAATAGAAAAAGCAAACAAAACTATAGAGACTAAAATAAAACTTACTTTTTCTGCGCTATCAGAAAAACCTGCAACAATAGAAAAAGCCATAACAAAAGAAAAAGCACATCCCAATAATGATGAATTGGAATTTGCAAAAGAAACTTATGAAAAAACAAAAAAAACAATAACAGATGAATTACAAAAAATAAGATTAGAGAAATTAGTAACTCCAGAGCATATTGAGCAATCAATTACATTGATCGTTGATTCAATAACACAAAATCCTGAGCCAATGCTTATCATGACGAATTTACAAACAAATGATGAATACACTTTCAAGCATTCAATAAATGTTGCAGTTCTATCAATTCTTTTTGGTACCCACCTGAATTTTTCAAAAAAAGATCTCGAAATAATTGGGATTGGCGGACTTCTTCATGACTGCGGGAAAATGAAAATTCCTCAGGAAATATTGAATAAACCGGGATTGCTCAGCCCTGATGAATTCCTAGAAATAAAGAAACACCCTGATTTTGGGGCCGACTTTCTTGAATCAACCGGTCTTTTTGATAGAAGGTCTGTTTTAGTAGCACTTCAACACCATGAAAAATATTCTGGTGGTGGATATCCTACCGGCAACAGCGGGGACAGAATAAGTATATTTGGCATGATGGTCGCTATTGCCGACGTCTACGACGCACTAACAAGCGATAAGCCATATAAAAAATCCATTTTGCCATTTGAAGCATTAAAAAAATTGTATGAATGGAAAGATGATCATTTTAACCCATCATTGGTTGAACATTTCATCAAAGCTCTAGGAATATATCCTATAGGAAGTCTTGTTAAGCTGAATAACAGATATATGGGGATAGTAATTTCTAACAAAAAGACACCTCTTTTGCAGCCTGAAATACTTTTAGTTTCTGATAACAACAACAGGTTTCTTTCTAATAAAAAAATTATCAATAGAGAAGAACAGGCAAATGATCAACCTGATAACTGGGAAATCTCAGAAGTGTTAAACCCGAATGATTATGGAATAGATATAGATTACTTTTTGAACAACTTAAAAAATATTTTAGGAACTGCTGTTTGA
- the smc gene encoding chromosome segregation protein SMC, which produces MRIERLEAIGFKSFAERAEVVFQPGITAVVGPNGCGKSNISDAISWVLGEQSSKHLRGKKMEDMIFNGSDERKPLGMAEVNLLISNDNGSLSEHYRDVKQLMITRRLFRSGESEYFINKVPCRLKDIYDLFLDTGLGVKACSIIKQGEVNELLTSQPEQRRRLIEEAAGIEKFQVQKKDIEKKLENTQLNLERVEDIIGEVRKQVNSLKRQAAKTKVYNKLKQLFNDLEGKILALEIKNIKSEKEPLQEELTLAIDEKLKVTAELATIESDLENLRFAVSSEESVLKDERNELYGIENDVNNLHSRVELLENEISHITGSKERSFQNLTIIEVQKQECEKRLSEAIAEIHSFDNSIDNMHVEMLEKEKEVERLKDELSGKMFRIDEQNSKLKSCQSELLTLNNLIQEGKIRLDWMQKKIEGLNAEKEEALSRKDNLGKRVEELELLLSEIREKINVLRGERGRKNEELKNLEKEFEIEGEEQKNLKEKLAYAKSEFTSLEDFYKNHEGLTDGPRNILRRGSEQESYTPAFLSLSETLDARPGYETAIESVLKENIDAVVVPSIEATIEGVEYLKLENSGRCVFLPIHIKEYRDESESMVENILSKDGVLGRAVDFVSFDEQYKVLLSYLLKDVILVDNFQRGIQIHRENGHKFTLVDLDGDIITPEGIVRGGSSSQSGSGLLLKKTRIKELKEEIKDIENKIDAKKQQIDDILKNISNKKSDIDILIASESEAKEREINLDKEFAIKVEEMKRMAEKVEEVKFEIEQLEYESQEIAGKMEQYEQKVAEMSKIQAEIEHAILLYREEMGGLEEILNETQAVLTERKIEFAKRQEEKKRLEFQAESHRATISELLSRLDSEKNIVAKSSALLDERKKEIEETVEKIKSLDEKKVYQQELVERKNKEINDKNYIITESDHKRKEIKAVFENVSEKVTLLDRRKTELDARYENQITNFNSRCNIPLMELLDTIAEAEVDDLKAELEKTRVKVEKIGLVNLEALDAYQKESERLEFLEKQKKDIVDSIESLSNNLKKLNKVSREKFKETFDKVNEKFNEVFNEFFSGGHAEMRMVDETESLEAGIEIIARPPGRRLQNVNLLSGGEKAMTFISLLFAVFLVKPSPFCLLDEVDAPLDEANVMRLGKFLKKMSNNTQFLVITHATRTMEVADILYGVTMEEAGVSRLVSVKLKGAETNLNKIEEDIDTTMDMNYGTTEGALA; this is translated from the coding sequence TTGAGGATCGAAAGGCTTGAAGCCATAGGCTTTAAATCATTTGCCGAAAGAGCAGAAGTTGTTTTTCAACCCGGTATTACAGCTGTAGTAGGACCAAATGGGTGCGGGAAAAGCAATATTTCTGATGCAATTAGCTGGGTATTGGGTGAACAAAGCTCCAAACATCTGCGCGGCAAGAAAATGGAAGACATGATTTTCAATGGTAGCGATGAGAGGAAGCCATTGGGAATGGCAGAAGTTAATCTCCTTATTTCAAATGACAATGGATCATTGAGTGAACATTATAGAGATGTGAAGCAGCTAATGATAACACGCAGGTTATTCCGTTCAGGTGAGAGTGAATACTTTATAAATAAAGTTCCCTGCAGACTAAAGGATATATACGATCTGTTTTTGGATACAGGCCTGGGGGTGAAAGCATGTTCTATTATTAAACAGGGAGAGGTAAACGAACTGCTGACATCGCAGCCAGAGCAAAGAAGACGGCTTATTGAGGAAGCCGCCGGTATTGAAAAATTCCAGGTACAGAAAAAAGATATAGAAAAAAAATTGGAGAATACTCAACTCAATCTTGAGAGAGTTGAAGATATTATTGGTGAAGTAAGAAAACAGGTAAATTCATTAAAAAGACAAGCTGCCAAAACCAAAGTTTACAATAAACTTAAGCAATTATTTAATGATCTTGAAGGCAAAATTCTTGCTTTAGAAATAAAAAATATAAAGAGTGAAAAAGAACCTCTTCAGGAAGAATTGACTTTAGCAATTGATGAAAAACTTAAAGTGACTGCAGAGCTTGCTACCATAGAAAGCGATCTAGAAAACCTACGGTTTGCGGTGTCAAGTGAAGAAAGTGTGTTAAAAGATGAGAGGAATGAGCTTTACGGTATAGAAAATGACGTAAACAACCTGCATAGCCGTGTTGAATTATTGGAGAATGAAATAAGTCATATTACAGGTTCAAAGGAAAGATCATTTCAGAATCTTACAATCATAGAGGTACAGAAACAGGAGTGTGAAAAAAGATTAAGTGAGGCAATAGCAGAAATCCATAGTTTTGATAATTCCATAGATAATATGCACGTGGAAATGTTGGAGAAAGAAAAAGAAGTTGAACGCCTGAAAGATGAACTTTCCGGAAAGATGTTTCGTATTGATGAACAAAATTCAAAACTTAAATCCTGCCAATCAGAGCTTCTGACTCTTAATAACCTAATACAGGAAGGGAAAATTAGATTAGATTGGATGCAGAAGAAGATTGAAGGGTTAAATGCAGAGAAGGAAGAAGCTTTAAGCAGAAAAGACAATTTGGGAAAGAGAGTAGAAGAGCTTGAATTGTTGCTTTCTGAAATCAGAGAAAAAATAAATGTATTAAGAGGAGAAAGAGGCAGGAAAAATGAAGAGCTCAAAAATCTTGAAAAAGAATTTGAGATAGAAGGTGAAGAGCAAAAAAACCTTAAGGAAAAACTTGCATATGCAAAGTCTGAATTTACCTCTCTTGAGGATTTTTATAAAAATCATGAAGGCCTGACAGATGGTCCGAGAAATATTCTCCGCAGAGGAAGCGAACAGGAAAGCTATACCCCGGCTTTTCTGTCTTTATCAGAAACCCTTGATGCGAGACCGGGTTACGAGACTGCAATAGAGTCTGTTCTGAAAGAAAATATTGATGCTGTTGTGGTTCCTTCTATAGAAGCTACGATTGAAGGTGTTGAATATTTAAAGTTAGAAAATTCAGGTAGATGTGTATTTCTCCCAATTCATATTAAAGAATACAGGGATGAATCAGAAAGTATGGTAGAAAATATCCTGTCAAAAGATGGAGTCCTTGGAAGAGCAGTTGATTTTGTTTCTTTTGACGAGCAGTATAAGGTTCTTTTGTCTTACTTGCTTAAAGATGTAATTCTTGTGGATAATTTTCAACGTGGAATACAGATTCATAGAGAAAATGGTCATAAGTTTACATTGGTGGATCTGGACGGGGATATTATAACACCGGAAGGTATTGTAAGAGGTGGATCTTCCTCTCAATCAGGTAGTGGTCTTCTTCTAAAGAAAACACGTATAAAGGAACTTAAAGAAGAGATTAAGGATATAGAGAATAAGATAGATGCCAAAAAACAGCAGATAGATGATATTTTAAAAAATATTTCTAATAAAAAATCAGACATAGACATTCTTATTGCATCTGAGTCCGAGGCAAAAGAAAGGGAAATCAATCTTGACAAAGAATTTGCCATAAAAGTTGAAGAAATGAAGAGAATGGCAGAGAAAGTTGAAGAAGTTAAGTTTGAAATTGAACAACTTGAATATGAGAGTCAAGAAATAGCCGGGAAGATGGAGCAATATGAGCAAAAGGTTGCAGAAATGAGCAAAATCCAAGCTGAAATAGAACATGCAATACTTTTATATAGAGAAGAAATGGGAGGGCTTGAGGAAATTCTCAATGAGACTCAGGCTGTGTTGACTGAAAGAAAAATAGAATTTGCCAAACGACAGGAGGAGAAAAAACGACTTGAATTTCAGGCCGAAAGTCACCGGGCTACAATAAGTGAACTTCTATCCAGGTTGGATTCAGAAAAAAATATCGTTGCTAAGTCATCAGCCTTGCTTGATGAGAGAAAAAAAGAGATAGAAGAAACTGTTGAAAAAATAAAATCTCTTGATGAAAAGAAAGTTTATCAGCAAGAGCTTGTAGAGAGAAAAAACAAGGAAATCAATGATAAGAATTACATCATAACCGAGTCAGACCATAAGAGAAAAGAAATAAAAGCTGTTTTTGAAAATGTTAGCGAAAAGGTTACACTGCTTGACAGACGTAAGACAGAACTTGATGCCAGATACGAAAATCAGATAACTAATTTCAATAGCAGATGTAATATCCCATTAATGGAACTGCTTGACACGATTGCAGAAGCTGAAGTTGATGATTTGAAAGCAGAACTTGAGAAAACCAGGGTAAAGGTTGAGAAGATTGGCCTTGTTAATCTTGAAGCATTGGATGCTTATCAGAAAGAGAGTGAAAGACTTGAGTTTCTTGAAAAACAGAAGAAGGATATTGTTGATTCAATTGAGTCATTATCCAATAATCTCAAAAAATTAAATAAAGTTTCGAGAGAAAAATTTAAGGAGACCTTTGACAAGGTCAATGAAAAATTCAACGAAGTATTCAACGAGTTCTTTTCCGGTGGTCACGCTGAAATGAGAATGGTTGATGAAACAGAATCTCTTGAAGCTGGGATTGAGATAATTGCGAGACCCCCTGGAAGAAGGCTGCAGAATGTAAATCTGTTGTCTGGCGGAGAAAAGGCTATGACATTTATTTCACTTCTTTTTGCGGTTTTTCTTGTTAAACCCAGCCCGTTCTGCCTTCTTGATGAAGTTGATGCTCCTCTTGATGAAGCAAATGTCATGAGATTAGGGAAATTCCTAAAAAAGATGTCTAACAATACACAATTCTTGGTTATCACTCATGCAACAAGAACTATGGAAGTTGCTGACATTCTTTATGGTGTGACTATGGAAGAGGCTGGTGTATCAAGATTGGTTTCTGTCAAACTGAAAGGAGCAGAAACAAACTTGAATAAAATAGAAGAAGATATTGATACAACTATGGATATGAACTACGGGACAACAGAAGGGGCATTAGCTTGA
- the rlmB gene encoding 23S rRNA (guanosine(2251)-2'-O)-methyltransferase RlmB, whose protein sequence is MDRKEQRGKGLKASIRDAEVIYGTNPVKEILKAGRREIKCIYLLENRRDLIKEIQNLSSNFRVKIIHADRATLDRVCSTSLHQGIAAVVAPYTFFHIDSLISNCKHKKNSILLMLDEITDPMNFGSIIRSSLLFGVDGIIVQEKHSCPVSAVVCRASAGAVEHTDIVRTVNLVNTVKKLKEDGFWIYGAESTASDSFSNIDFSEKAVIVMGSEGKGISRLLRENCDVLIKIPTTDIIDSLNVSVATGIILFNCFMKVKSTSSLSN, encoded by the coding sequence ATGGACCGCAAGGAACAACGTGGAAAAGGGCTTAAAGCATCTATAAGGGATGCAGAGGTCATTTATGGCACAAACCCTGTAAAAGAGATTCTAAAGGCAGGGCGGCGTGAGATTAAATGTATCTATTTACTTGAAAACAGACGCGATCTAATAAAAGAAATCCAAAATCTTTCCAGCAATTTCAGAGTAAAGATAATACATGCTGACAGGGCAACGCTTGACAGGGTCTGTTCAACATCTTTACACCAGGGGATAGCAGCAGTAGTCGCACCTTATACATTTTTCCATATCGATTCACTCATATCTAATTGCAAGCATAAAAAAAACTCTATACTTCTTATGCTTGATGAAATTACGGACCCAATGAATTTTGGATCTATAATCAGAAGCTCTCTTCTTTTTGGTGTTGATGGAATAATAGTTCAGGAAAAACATAGCTGTCCTGTTTCTGCTGTTGTATGCCGGGCTTCGGCTGGTGCAGTAGAGCATACAGATATAGTTAGAACTGTAAATCTGGTAAATACAGTTAAGAAATTAAAGGAGGATGGATTTTGGATTTATGGGGCAGAGTCAACAGCCTCAGATAGTTTTAGCAATATCGATTTTTCGGAAAAAGCAGTCATAGTTATGGGAAGCGAGGGGAAGGGAATAAGTAGGCTCTTAAGAGAAAACTGCGATGTCTTAATTAAAATTCCGACTACAGACATAATAGACTCACTTAACGTATCAGTCGCAACAGGGATAATCCTGTTCAATTGCTTTATGAAAGTCAAATCTACATCATCATTATCAAACTAA